Proteins encoded in a region of the Solanum dulcamara chromosome 9, daSolDulc1.2, whole genome shotgun sequence genome:
- the LOC129902556 gene encoding uncharacterized protein LOC129902556 isoform X2 yields the protein MAARLFRPHGHGATAGQLFFIYNFKFSFQYSTIADKTACDQTHFLVNYLVNSLGFSRGEAISTSSKVARLKSTGNTQSVLNFFEQSGLDKTHIGKIVSSVPKLLVCDVDKTLKPKIDILQDLGLSGSDLVTVVTGSASILRSHEVSDMKFCINYLRKVLGSDEYVVKAIKKRTCLLSVKACERVRVNMMFFQSIGFTDEDIKKFILQNPYTLLASPEVVEEKVHRLENEFNMSRASGLFIHGVDVFISMKESTIDTKLNVFRDYGWSKWDIIKLVQLLPYCLRLSEEKLRAAIDFYMVQLGLKPAYLASHPSLLMFSMKKRVLPRLEFMRSLVEQKLYNEDYNMYTVLLPSEQKFYQVYVLALKDKMPDVCELYNKIQQHGKDKNNFPYCAEPWEDDKVAVSN from the coding sequence ATGGCGGCTCGCTTATTCCGACCGCACGGCCATGGCGCCACCGCCGGGCAACTTTTCTTCATCTACAACTTCAAATTCTCATTTCAATATTCAACAATTGCAGATAAAACTGCCTGTGACCAGACACATTTCTTGGTGAACTATCTCGTCAACTCGCTCGGATTTTCTAGAGGAGAAGCCATTTCAACAAGCTCTAAGGTAGCTCGTTTGAAATCCACTGGAAATACTCAATCTGTGCTAAATTTCTTCGAACAAAGTGGTTTGGACAAAACCCATATCGGTAAAATTGTTTCTTCAGTTCCCAAGTTGCTTGTGTGTGATGTAGACAAAACCCTTAAGCCCAAAATTGATATTCTTCAAGATCTTGGTTTATCTGGATCTGATTTAGTCACGGTCGTTACAGGAAGTGCTTCTATTTTGAGAAGCCATGAAGTTTCTGATATGAAATTCTGCATTAATTATCTTAGAAAAGTTTTGGGTAGTGATGAATATGTAGTGAAAGCTATCAAGAAAAGAACGTGTTTACTCTCTGTTAAAGCATGTGAAAGAGTGAGAGTCAATATGATGTTCTTTCAGAGCATTGGGTTTACAGATGAGGATATTAAGAAATTCATACTTCAAAACCCATATACTCTTTTGGCAAGTCCTGAGGTTGTAGAGGAGAAAGTGCACAGACTTGAAAATGAATTTAATATGTCTCGAGCATCGGGATTGTTTATCCATGGAGTCGATGTGTTTATTTCGATGAAAGAGTCGACTATAGACACAAAACTTAACGTTTTCAGGGATTATGGTTGGTCTAAATGGGACATAATCAAATTGGTCCAACTTTTGCCTTATTGTTTGAGGCTGTCAGAGGAGAAATTGCGAGCTGCAATAGACTTCTACATGGTGCAACTTGGTTTGAAACCTGCCTACTTGGCTTCTCACCCATCACTGCTTATGTTCAGTATGAAAAAGAGGGTTTTGCCCCGGTTGGAATTCATGAGAAGTTTAGTTGAGCAGAAACTATACAATGAAGATTACAATATGTATACTGTTCTGTTGCCATCAGAACAGAAGTTTTATCAGGTTTATGTGCTTGCCCTCAAAGATAAGATGCCTGATGTGTGTGAACTGTACAACAAAATTCAGCAGCATGGAAAAGACAAAAA
- the LOC129902556 gene encoding uncharacterized protein LOC129902556 isoform X1: MAARLFRPHGHGATAGQLFFIYNFKFSFQYSTIADKTACDQTHFLVNYLVNSLGFSRGEAISTSSKVARLKSTGNTQSVLNFFEQSGLDKTHIGKIVSSVPKLLVCDVDKTLKPKIDILQDLGLSGSDLVTVVTGSASILRSHEVSDMKFCINYLRKVLGSDEYVVKAIKKRTCLLSVKACERVRVNMMFFQSIGFTDEDIKKFILQNPYTLLASPEVVEEKVHRLENEFNMSRASGLFIHGVDVFISMKESTIDTKLNVFRDYGWSKWDIIKLVQLLPYCLRLSEEKLRAAIDFYMVQLGLKPAYLASHPSLLMFSMKKRVLPRLEFMRSLVEQKLYNEDYNMYTVLLPSEQKFYQVYVLALKDKMPDVCELYNKIQQHGKDKNGLSVRTLNSRVACSVEVFECGFGN, from the exons ATGGCGGCTCGCTTATTCCGACCGCACGGCCATGGCGCCACCGCCGGGCAACTTTTCTTCATCTACAACTTCAAATTCTCATTTCAATATTCAACAATTGCAGATAAAACTGCCTGTGACCAGACACATTTCTTGGTGAACTATCTCGTCAACTCGCTCGGATTTTCTAGAGGAGAAGCCATTTCAACAAGCTCTAAGGTAGCTCGTTTGAAATCCACTGGAAATACTCAATCTGTGCTAAATTTCTTCGAACAAAGTGGTTTGGACAAAACCCATATCGGTAAAATTGTTTCTTCAGTTCCCAAGTTGCTTGTGTGTGATGTAGACAAAACCCTTAAGCCCAAAATTGATATTCTTCAAGATCTTGGTTTATCTGGATCTGATTTAGTCACGGTCGTTACAGGAAGTGCTTCTATTTTGAGAAGCCATGAAGTTTCTGATATGAAATTCTGCATTAATTATCTTAGAAAAGTTTTGGGTAGTGATGAATATGTAGTGAAAGCTATCAAGAAAAGAACGTGTTTACTCTCTGTTAAAGCATGTGAAAGAGTGAGAGTCAATATGATGTTCTTTCAGAGCATTGGGTTTACAGATGAGGATATTAAGAAATTCATACTTCAAAACCCATATACTCTTTTGGCAAGTCCTGAGGTTGTAGAGGAGAAAGTGCACAGACTTGAAAATGAATTTAATATGTCTCGAGCATCGGGATTGTTTATCCATGGAGTCGATGTGTTTATTTCGATGAAAGAGTCGACTATAGACACAAAACTTAACGTTTTCAGGGATTATGGTTGGTCTAAATGGGACATAATCAAATTGGTCCAACTTTTGCCTTATTGTTTGAGGCTGTCAGAGGAGAAATTGCGAGCTGCAATAGACTTCTACATGGTGCAACTTGGTTTGAAACCTGCCTACTTGGCTTCTCACCCATCACTGCTTATGTTCAGTATGAAAAAGAGGGTTTTGCCCCGGTTGGAATTCATGAGAAGTTTAGTTGAGCAGAAACTATACAATGAAGATTACAATATGTATACTGTTCTGTTGCCATCAGAACAGAAGTTTTATCAGGTTTATGTGCTTGCCCTCAAAGATAAGATGCCTGATGTGTGTGAACTGTACAACAAAATTCAGCAGCATGGAAAAGACAAAAA tgggttgtcagtcCGGACATtaaattcgagagttgcttgttcggtagaggtgttcgagtgcggtttcggcaattga
- the LOC129902556 gene encoding uncharacterized protein LOC129902556 isoform X4 → MAARLFRPHGHGATAGQLFFIYNFKFSFQYSTIADKTACDQTHFLVNYLVNSLGFSRGEAISTSSKVARLKSTGNTQSVLNFFEQSGLDKTHIGKIVSSVPKLLVCDVDKTLKPKIDILQDLGLSGSDLVTVVTGSASILRSHEVSDMKFCINYLRKVLGSDEYVVKAIKKRTCLLSVKACERVRVNMMFFQSIGFTDEDIKKFILQNPYTLLASPEVVEEKVHRLENEFNMSRASGLFIHGVDVFISMKESTIDTKLNVFRDYGWSKWDIIKLVQLLPYCLRLSEEKLRAAIDFYMVQLGLKPAYLASHPSLLMFSMKKRVLPRLEFMRSLVEQKLYNEDYNMYTVLLPSEQKFYQVYVLALKDKMPDVCELYNKIQQHGKDKKY, encoded by the exons ATGGCGGCTCGCTTATTCCGACCGCACGGCCATGGCGCCACCGCCGGGCAACTTTTCTTCATCTACAACTTCAAATTCTCATTTCAATATTCAACAATTGCAGATAAAACTGCCTGTGACCAGACACATTTCTTGGTGAACTATCTCGTCAACTCGCTCGGATTTTCTAGAGGAGAAGCCATTTCAACAAGCTCTAAGGTAGCTCGTTTGAAATCCACTGGAAATACTCAATCTGTGCTAAATTTCTTCGAACAAAGTGGTTTGGACAAAACCCATATCGGTAAAATTGTTTCTTCAGTTCCCAAGTTGCTTGTGTGTGATGTAGACAAAACCCTTAAGCCCAAAATTGATATTCTTCAAGATCTTGGTTTATCTGGATCTGATTTAGTCACGGTCGTTACAGGAAGTGCTTCTATTTTGAGAAGCCATGAAGTTTCTGATATGAAATTCTGCATTAATTATCTTAGAAAAGTTTTGGGTAGTGATGAATATGTAGTGAAAGCTATCAAGAAAAGAACGTGTTTACTCTCTGTTAAAGCATGTGAAAGAGTGAGAGTCAATATGATGTTCTTTCAGAGCATTGGGTTTACAGATGAGGATATTAAGAAATTCATACTTCAAAACCCATATACTCTTTTGGCAAGTCCTGAGGTTGTAGAGGAGAAAGTGCACAGACTTGAAAATGAATTTAATATGTCTCGAGCATCGGGATTGTTTATCCATGGAGTCGATGTGTTTATTTCGATGAAAGAGTCGACTATAGACACAAAACTTAACGTTTTCAGGGATTATGGTTGGTCTAAATGGGACATAATCAAATTGGTCCAACTTTTGCCTTATTGTTTGAGGCTGTCAGAGGAGAAATTGCGAGCTGCAATAGACTTCTACATGGTGCAACTTGGTTTGAAACCTGCCTACTTGGCTTCTCACCCATCACTGCTTATGTTCAGTATGAAAAAGAGGGTTTTGCCCCGGTTGGAATTCATGAGAAGTTTAGTTGAGCAGAAACTATACAATGAAGATTACAATATGTATACTGTTCTGTTGCCATCAGAACAGAAGTTTTATCAGGTTTATGTGCTTGCCCTCAAAGATAAGATGCCTGATGTGTGTGAACTGTACAACAAAATTCAGCAGCATGGAAAAGACAAAAA atactag
- the LOC129902556 gene encoding uncharacterized protein LOC129902556 isoform X3: MAARLFRPHGHGATAGQLFFIYNFKFSFQYSTIADKTACDQTHFLVNYLVNSLGFSRGEAISTSSKVARLKSTGNTQSVLNFFEQSGLDKTHIGKIVSSVPKLLVCDVDKTLKPKIDILQDLGLSGSDLVTVVTGSASILRSHEVSDMKFCINYLRKVLGSDEYVVKAIKKRTCLLSVKACERVRVNMMFFQSIGFTDEDIKKFILQNPYTLLASPEVVEEKVHRLENEFNMSRASGLFIHGVDVFISMKESTIDTKLNVFRDYGWSKWDIIKLVQLLPYCLRLSEEKLRAAIDFYMVQLGLKPAYLASHPSLLMFSMKKRVLPRLEFMRSLVEQKLYNEDYNMYTVLLPSEQKFYQVYVLALKDKMPDVCELYNKIQQHGKDKNFARSHTRG, from the exons ATGGCGGCTCGCTTATTCCGACCGCACGGCCATGGCGCCACCGCCGGGCAACTTTTCTTCATCTACAACTTCAAATTCTCATTTCAATATTCAACAATTGCAGATAAAACTGCCTGTGACCAGACACATTTCTTGGTGAACTATCTCGTCAACTCGCTCGGATTTTCTAGAGGAGAAGCCATTTCAACAAGCTCTAAGGTAGCTCGTTTGAAATCCACTGGAAATACTCAATCTGTGCTAAATTTCTTCGAACAAAGTGGTTTGGACAAAACCCATATCGGTAAAATTGTTTCTTCAGTTCCCAAGTTGCTTGTGTGTGATGTAGACAAAACCCTTAAGCCCAAAATTGATATTCTTCAAGATCTTGGTTTATCTGGATCTGATTTAGTCACGGTCGTTACAGGAAGTGCTTCTATTTTGAGAAGCCATGAAGTTTCTGATATGAAATTCTGCATTAATTATCTTAGAAAAGTTTTGGGTAGTGATGAATATGTAGTGAAAGCTATCAAGAAAAGAACGTGTTTACTCTCTGTTAAAGCATGTGAAAGAGTGAGAGTCAATATGATGTTCTTTCAGAGCATTGGGTTTACAGATGAGGATATTAAGAAATTCATACTTCAAAACCCATATACTCTTTTGGCAAGTCCTGAGGTTGTAGAGGAGAAAGTGCACAGACTTGAAAATGAATTTAATATGTCTCGAGCATCGGGATTGTTTATCCATGGAGTCGATGTGTTTATTTCGATGAAAGAGTCGACTATAGACACAAAACTTAACGTTTTCAGGGATTATGGTTGGTCTAAATGGGACATAATCAAATTGGTCCAACTTTTGCCTTATTGTTTGAGGCTGTCAGAGGAGAAATTGCGAGCTGCAATAGACTTCTACATGGTGCAACTTGGTTTGAAACCTGCCTACTTGGCTTCTCACCCATCACTGCTTATGTTCAGTATGAAAAAGAGGGTTTTGCCCCGGTTGGAATTCATGAGAAGTTTAGTTGAGCAGAAACTATACAATGAAGATTACAATATGTATACTGTTCTGTTGCCATCAGAACAGAAGTTTTATCAGGTTTATGTGCTTGCCCTCAAAGATAAGATGCCTGATGTGTGTGAACTGTACAACAAAATTCAGCAGCATGGAAAAGACAAAAA TTTTGCAAGGAGTCACACAAGAGGATGA
- the LOC129902556 gene encoding uncharacterized protein LOC129902556 isoform X5, whose amino-acid sequence MAARLFRPHGHGATAGQLFFIYNFKFSFQYSTIADKTACDQTHFLVNYLVNSLGFSRGEAISTSSKVARLKSTGNTQSVLNFFEQSGLDKTHIGKIVSSVPKLLVCDVDKTLKPKIDILQDLGLSGSDLVTVVTGSASILRSHEVSDMKFCINYLRKVLGSDEYVVKAIKKRTCLLSVKACERVRVNMMFFQSIGFTDEDIKKFILQNPYTLLASPEVVEEKVHRLENEFNMSRASGLFIHGVDVFISMKESTIDTKLNVFRDYGWSKWDIIKLVQLLPYCLRLSEEKLRAAIDFYMVQLGLKPAYLASHPSLLMFSMKKRVLPRLEFMRSLVEQKLYNEDYNMYTVLLPSEQKFYQVYVLALKDKMPDVCELYNKIQQHGKDKK is encoded by the coding sequence ATGGCGGCTCGCTTATTCCGACCGCACGGCCATGGCGCCACCGCCGGGCAACTTTTCTTCATCTACAACTTCAAATTCTCATTTCAATATTCAACAATTGCAGATAAAACTGCCTGTGACCAGACACATTTCTTGGTGAACTATCTCGTCAACTCGCTCGGATTTTCTAGAGGAGAAGCCATTTCAACAAGCTCTAAGGTAGCTCGTTTGAAATCCACTGGAAATACTCAATCTGTGCTAAATTTCTTCGAACAAAGTGGTTTGGACAAAACCCATATCGGTAAAATTGTTTCTTCAGTTCCCAAGTTGCTTGTGTGTGATGTAGACAAAACCCTTAAGCCCAAAATTGATATTCTTCAAGATCTTGGTTTATCTGGATCTGATTTAGTCACGGTCGTTACAGGAAGTGCTTCTATTTTGAGAAGCCATGAAGTTTCTGATATGAAATTCTGCATTAATTATCTTAGAAAAGTTTTGGGTAGTGATGAATATGTAGTGAAAGCTATCAAGAAAAGAACGTGTTTACTCTCTGTTAAAGCATGTGAAAGAGTGAGAGTCAATATGATGTTCTTTCAGAGCATTGGGTTTACAGATGAGGATATTAAGAAATTCATACTTCAAAACCCATATACTCTTTTGGCAAGTCCTGAGGTTGTAGAGGAGAAAGTGCACAGACTTGAAAATGAATTTAATATGTCTCGAGCATCGGGATTGTTTATCCATGGAGTCGATGTGTTTATTTCGATGAAAGAGTCGACTATAGACACAAAACTTAACGTTTTCAGGGATTATGGTTGGTCTAAATGGGACATAATCAAATTGGTCCAACTTTTGCCTTATTGTTTGAGGCTGTCAGAGGAGAAATTGCGAGCTGCAATAGACTTCTACATGGTGCAACTTGGTTTGAAACCTGCCTACTTGGCTTCTCACCCATCACTGCTTATGTTCAGTATGAAAAAGAGGGTTTTGCCCCGGTTGGAATTCATGAGAAGTTTAGTTGAGCAGAAACTATACAATGAAGATTACAATATGTATACTGTTCTGTTGCCATCAGAACAGAAGTTTTATCAGGTTTATGTGCTTGCCCTCAAAGATAAGATGCCTGATGTGTGTGAACTGTACAACAAAATTCAGCAGCATGGAAAAGACAAAAAGTAA